One region of Gouania willdenowi chromosome 13, fGouWil2.1, whole genome shotgun sequence genomic DNA includes:
- the LOC114473992 gene encoding dynein regulatory complex protein 1-like gives MNTNTNSATMEDKKRLIEKLKRELKNGQFSYEDMLRENAEEIDLKLETMNCKYNTLTKEYRNKLAVTEATQQEQFESLFSEKETVLDDLGKIWEEVKRMMKEREKISKDNEIEYNKRIWECFEITHRGWLDNLDEQLAHERKEQELKQFISKRKVARVQEEHEHQKFSTSLQSKKQSILIVQATLKKMKRKNKEDTEERAEKHQCLMKENKHYLEDYIRIQNKAMHLKVTEDKKLEEVWRTLNSEVNQLSETALKLYSLICKKYLGLKWEHPSEEASQTKVFEHSQGVEEGNMITAEMLWTEVAILLADDPEEKIQTDKKLDEILRKSGIKENDRPKLVQFLRMYNKPAEEGIGALCDTAAMKCNDILPALKSFLKQNGRSEVSSAKIVETAHWKSLAYAISKNEVKQLDAVETLIHEYIKILRELSDVVAENERQRELNAEHHLCLYKYERASSTYT, from the coding sequence atgaacacaaacacaaattctGCTacaatggaagacaagaaaagacTTATTGAAAAACTAAAACGGGAACTTAAAAATGGTCAGTTTTCCTATGAGGATATGTTAAGGGAGAATGCTGAAGAGATTGACCTGAAGTTGGAGACGATGAATTGCAAATACAACACACTGACCAAGGAGTACAGGAATAAACTGGCTGTGACAGAGGCAACTCAACAGGAGCAATTCGAATCCCtcttttcagaaaaagaaacagtTCTCGATGACTTGGGGAAAATCTGGGAAGAGGTAAAGAGGATGATGAAGGAGCGAGAAAAAATATCGAAGGACAATGAAATAGAGTACAATAAGAGGATTTGGGAATGCTTTGAAATTACACATCGTGGATGGTTGGACAATCTTGATGAACAACTAGCTCATGAAAGAAAGGAACAAGAGTTAAAGCAATTCATCTCAAAGAGGAAGGTGGCCCGTGTTCAAGAAGAACATGAACACCAGAAATTCAGTACCAGCCTACAAAGTAAAAAACAGTCCATCCTCATTGTGCAGGCTACACTGAAAAAGATGAAACGGAAGAATAAAGAAGATACGGAAGAACGTGCCGAAAAACATCAATGTTTAATGAAGGAAAACAAACACTACCTCGAGGACTATATTCGCATCCAAAATAAAGCAATGCACCTAAAAGTTACTGAAGATAAAAAGTTAGAGGAGGTGTGGCGTACACTTAATAGTGAGGTGAATCAACTTTCGGAGACAGCATTGAAACTATACTCTTTGATCTGCAAGAAGTATCTCGGTTTAAAATGGGAGCATCCATCTGAAGAAGCCTCTCAAACTAAAGTTTTTGAGCACAGCCAGGGAGTGGAGGAAGGAAACATGATCACAGCAGAGATGTTATGGACGGAAGTAGCAATTTTATTGGCGGATGACCCAGAGGAGAAAATACAGACAGATAAGAAGCTTGACGAAATCCTTCGTAAGTCGGGCATTAAGGAAAATGATCGTCCCAAGTTGGTGCAATTCCTTCGGATGTACAACAAACCAGCCGAGGAAGGCATTGGCGCACTTTGTGACACTGCAGCAATGAAATGCAATGACATTCTTCCTGCTTTGAAAAGTTTCCTCAAGCAGAACGGAAGATCAGAGGTCAGTTCAGCCAAAATAGTGGAGACAGCTCACTGGAAAAGTTTGGCCTACGCTATTTCCAAGAATGAAGTTAAGCAGTTGGATGCAGTTGAGACCTTAATTCACGAATACATAAAAATCCTGAGGGAGCTCTCAGATGTTGTGGCTGAGAATGAAAGGCAGAGGGAGCTGAATGCAGAGCATCATTTGTGTTTGTACAAATATGAAAGGGCCTCTAGTACATACACCTAG